One genomic window of Salvia miltiorrhiza cultivar Shanhuang (shh) chromosome 4, IMPLAD_Smil_shh, whole genome shotgun sequence includes the following:
- the LOC131019881 gene encoding uncharacterized protein LOC131019881 produces MAPARLAAAACEVGEANAIWHRHRWGWVQQLRKPHRLCISLSPSLSLTPSKDNEKADELTFGGSTLGHSNSENCIQSFLLLFVSQNYSFSMIRYFVELNLRLRVKLE; encoded by the exons ATGGCTCCGGCGAGGTTGGCTGCTGCTGCCTGTGAAGTTGGCGAGGCCAATGCTATTTGGCACCGTCACCGTTGGGGCTGGGTCCAACAGTTGCGGAAGCCCCACCGTCTCTGTATCTCCCTCTCTCCATCGCTCTCTCTAACACCG TCAAAAGATAATGAGAAAGCAGATGAGCTAACTTTTGGAGGGAGCACTCTAGGACATAGCAATAGTGAAAACTGCATCCAATCGTTCTTGCTACTCTTTGTAAGTCAAAATTATTCATTCTCAATGATAAGGTACTTTGTTGAACTGAATTTGAGATTGAGAGTGAAACTAGAGTGA